A single region of the Changchengzhania lutea genome encodes:
- a CDS encoding S9 family peptidase — protein sequence MNRTCYAIAILVLIFSSCKQKEEASKNIVIEAPEAKKVSKELTIHDDTRIDDYFWMRLSDAQKTAETPDAQTEDVIEYLDAENDYLKQVMGHTEALQDTLYNEIVSRIKKDDQSVPYTDNGYSYYTRFEKGADYALFCRKKIEDGAKEEIMLHGPEMASGHTYYGIGNLSVSPNNELLAFGIDTISRRQYSIFFKNLKTGEILKDKLSNTGGGATWANDGKTIFYTTKDPQTLRQNKIVKHVIGTDQSKDVVVYEELDDTYRCGVFKTKSDAYLMIGSFQTLSSEYRYLDANTPNGTWKVIQPREKNLEYGVDHYQDHFYIRTNHNAKNFKLVKTPVTKTKKEHWVDVISNRDSVYLQGFDIFKNYLVAQERKEGLRTIRVMSWSGQDYYIEFNDPAFFAAPTTNMDFDTDILRYRYSSLTTPNSTFEYNMTTKEQVLLKQEEVLDDNFSADNYTSERLYATATDGTKIPVSMVYKKGIEKSGKNPLLLYAYGSYGSSMEPTFSSSRLSLLDRGFVYAIAHIRGGQEMGRDWYENGKLLKKKNTFTDFIDVGNFLVEEGYTNSDHLYAYGGSAGGLLMGAILNMKPELWNGVVAAVPFVDVVSTMLDESIPLTTFEFDEWGNPKDKTYYEYMKSYSPYDNVEAKDYPNILVTTGYWDSQVQYWEPAKWVAKLRALKTDDNLLIMDCNMETGHGGASGRFERYKRQALSYAFILDLEGIKE from the coding sequence ATGAATAGAACATGTTATGCTATCGCGATATTAGTATTGATTTTTTCTTCATGCAAACAGAAGGAAGAAGCTTCTAAGAATATAGTAATCGAAGCACCTGAAGCTAAAAAAGTATCAAAGGAATTGACGATTCATGACGACACCCGGATTGATGATTATTTCTGGATGAGATTAAGTGATGCCCAAAAAACGGCTGAGACACCAGATGCTCAAACGGAAGACGTCATCGAATATTTGGATGCTGAAAATGACTATTTAAAACAAGTTATGGGGCATACCGAAGCTTTACAGGACACCTTGTATAATGAAATTGTGAGTCGAATTAAAAAGGATGATCAATCGGTGCCGTACACTGACAATGGTTATTCTTATTATACGAGATTTGAAAAAGGAGCAGACTATGCGTTGTTCTGCAGAAAAAAAATAGAAGATGGAGCTAAAGAGGAAATCATGCTCCATGGCCCAGAAATGGCAAGTGGGCATACCTATTACGGTATTGGAAATCTTTCTGTAAGCCCAAATAATGAGTTGCTGGCATTTGGTATCGATACCATTTCCAGACGTCAATACAGTATTTTTTTTAAAAACCTAAAAACTGGCGAAATTTTAAAGGATAAGTTAAGTAATACTGGTGGTGGTGCGACATGGGCTAATGATGGAAAAACGATATTTTATACAACCAAGGATCCACAAACCCTAAGGCAGAATAAAATTGTAAAGCATGTGATAGGTACAGACCAATCTAAAGACGTCGTCGTTTATGAGGAATTAGACGACACGTATAGATGTGGCGTATTTAAAACAAAATCTGATGCTTATTTAATGATCGGTAGTTTTCAAACACTGTCTTCAGAATATAGATATTTGGATGCCAATACACCAAACGGCACATGGAAAGTAATACAACCTAGGGAAAAGAACTTAGAGTATGGGGTCGATCATTATCAAGATCATTTTTATATCAGAACCAATCATAATGCAAAAAACTTCAAACTTGTTAAAACACCGGTAACAAAAACTAAAAAGGAGCATTGGGTAGATGTCATATCGAATAGAGACTCAGTGTATTTACAAGGCTTTGATATTTTTAAAAACTATTTGGTGGCACAAGAGCGAAAAGAAGGCTTAAGAACCATCCGTGTGATGTCTTGGAGCGGTCAGGATTATTATATAGAATTCAATGACCCTGCTTTTTTCGCAGCTCCGACTACAAATATGGATTTCGATACCGATATCTTGAGATATAGATACAGTTCGTTAACAACACCTAATAGTACGTTCGAGTATAATATGACTACTAAGGAGCAAGTACTTTTAAAACAAGAGGAGGTTTTAGATGACAATTTCTCTGCGGATAATTATACTTCGGAGCGATTGTATGCCACGGCTACAGATGGCACTAAAATTCCGGTTTCGATGGTATATAAAAAGGGTATAGAAAAAAGCGGAAAGAATCCTCTATTGCTATATGCGTATGGCTCTTACGGAAGCAGTATGGAACCCACGTTCAGTTCGTCGCGTTTGAGTTTATTGGACCGTGGTTTTGTTTACGCCATAGCTCATATTAGAGGTGGCCAAGAAATGGGCAGGGATTGGTATGAAAACGGTAAATTATTAAAAAAGAAAAACACCTTTACAGACTTCATTGATGTTGGGAATTTTTTAGTTGAAGAAGGCTACACTAACAGTGATCATCTATACGCTTACGGTGGTTCAGCCGGGGGATTATTAATGGGCGCCATATTAAATATGAAACCAGAATTATGGAACGGCGTGGTTGCTGCGGTTCCTTTTGTTGATGTGGTTTCAACCATGCTGGATGAATCCATTCCCTTAACAACATTTGAATTTGATGAATGGGGAAATCCAAAAGACAAAACGTACTATGAGTATATGAAATCGTATTCACCATATGATAATGTTGAAGCGAAAGACTATCCAAATATTTTGGTAACTACGGGTTATTGGGACAGTCAAGTGCAGTACTGGGAACCAGCTAAATGGGTTGCAAAATTAAGAGCTCTTAAAACAGATGACAATCTTTTAATTATGGATTGTAATATGGAAACTGGACATGGCGGCGCCTCTGGGCGTTTTGAACGTTATAAAAGGCAAGCACTAAGCTATGCGTTTATATTGGATTTAGAAGGGATAAAAGAATAA